Below is a window of Pseudodesulfovibrio sp. 5S69 DNA.
CTGAACCTGCTGCCCGGCACCGTGGCCGTCAGCTACCAGCACGCCTTCACCTGGGCCGACGCCTTCTTCTCCTCCAAGCCCTGCGCGGACTAGCCCCGGCCCATGGCCCTGTCCCGGCGCGCGTTCCTGACCCTGTTGGCCGGGACCGGCCTGCTCGCGCCCGCGGTCCATGCGGCCCCGTCCCCGCCGCGGGGGACCTTCGCCCTGGCGGGCACCGTGTATCCCGGCCGGGGAGCCCCCCTGCCCGGCCACGCCGTGCTCGTCCGCAGGGGCCGCATCGAGGGCGTGGTCCCGGCCCGCGACGTGGCCGACCGCCCGGTCATCGCCCCTGAAGGCGGCTCCATCCTGCCGGGCGTGATCAACGCCCACTGCCACAACCTGCACACCGCCCGCGAGCGGCGCGAACGCTGGCTCGACCACGGCGTGACCGCCATCGGTGATGCGGCCTCGCCGCTCAAGTTCCTGTCCGCGCTCCTCGACTCGCCCTCCGGCCGGACGGCCACGGCCTCCGCCTGCGGCCCCATGCTCTGTCCGCCCGGCGGCTATCCCCTGCCCGTGCACAGCCCGGAGCACGCCCTGGCCGTGGCATCGCCCAAGGAAGGCGCGGACGCGGTCAGACGGCTGGCGGACCGGGGCGCCGCGCGTATCAAGATCGCCTTCGAGCCGGGCATCCTGCCCAGACCGTGGCCCCGATTCGACACGGCCACGGCGAGGTCGATCTGCGACACGGCCCGCCGCCTCGGGCTGGCGGTGCGCTGCCACGTGGAGGACCTGTCCGGGCTCGAACCCGCCCTCGACGCCGGGGCGGACTTCGTGGAGCACGTCCCCTATCGCTGGCACGACCACGGCGCCATCCGGCCCGTGCTCGGCCCGGACGGAGCACCCGTGCCCCACTACCGGCAGTTGCTCGAACGCATGGTCCGCAATGGGGTGGTCATGACCCCGACCCTGGACGTGTTCACCCGCACGCCGTGGAACGGACCGGCCCTGTTTGCACCGGTCCGCACCTTCCACGCTCTGGGCGGCAAGGTGGCGCTCGGCAACGACTTTCCCTACCGGCGGACGGACGCGGGCATGCCGGTGCGCGAGATGCGCCTGCTGGCCCGGGCCGGTCTGGACCGGGCAGCCGTGCTCGAAGCGGCCACGGCCACGGCGGCCGAGGTCTGCGGGTTCCGCGACCGGGGGCGGATCGCGCCGGGCATGGCCGCCGACCTGCTCATGGTGCGCGGCGCACCCTCGCCGGACGCACTGCAAGACCCCGTGCACATCGTCAAGGACGGGGTCTTCATCCGCTGATTTTTCGGGAGGTCAGAGCCGCCGGGCTGATTCGGCCTTGAGCGGGGTCCTGCCCGCCAGGGCGCGGTCGAGGCTGTCCAGGGCCGCCTGTTTGCCCGAGGGCAGGCGGACCTTGAGCGGCAGGTAGTTGGAGGCGTGATCGGCCAGGAACAGGCCGCGCGTCAACGTGGTCCCGGCCAGCATCTCGCGCAGCTCCCGCAGGATGCCCGGCGCGTCGGGAAGCTCGAACTCGCCGCGCTCGAAGCGCTCGTGCAGCGGGGTGCCGGGCACGAGCATGAGGCTGAGCGCCCCCACCTGGTCCGGGTCTATGCGGGTCAGGGCACGGGCCGTGGCCTGCGCGTGCTCCATGGACCGCTCGACCCCGCCCAGCCCGTTGATGACCGTGACGTTGACCTTGAACCCGGCCGCCCCGGCGCGTTGCCCCTGCTCCACGATGCAGGCCGCGTCGCCGCTCTTGCCCATGTCCCGGAGGACCGCGTCGTCGCCGGACTCCAGTCCCATGTAGACGATGCCCAGTCCCAGCCCGCGCAGCTCGGCCAGTTCCGCGTCGGTCTTGCGCTTCAGGCTCTTGGCGCTGGCGTAGGTGCCGACCCTGGTGACCCACGGCAGGTGCTCGCGGATGAGCGACAGGATGTCCGTCAGTCGGGCCTGGGGCAGGATCATGGCGTCGCCGTCGCACAAAAATATCCGCCGCCGGTCGGGATAATGGCGGGCCGCGTACAGGATGTCCGCCAGCACGGTCCCGCGCGGCTTGATGGCGAACCGCTTGCCCTGGTAGGCACCGCAAAAGGCGCAACGGCCGTGCGAACACCCCAGAGTGACCTGCAACAGAACGGACCCGGCCTCGCTCGGCGGTCGTATGATCATGCCCTGGTGGTCCATGCGCGTCCTCCTTGGAACGGGCCTCACGATACGGCAACGGCGGGAAATGGCAAGCCGGCCGGGCATCGAGATTTATAATGGTTCGACAGGGGTTTCCCGTTGACCTGCCCGCCCTGGTTTTTTACTACATAGTCAAGAGTGAACCCATCGAATCCACGAACAGCATGCCCTTCGACAAAAAACCCGCACGCCCCACCTCCTACGTCGCCCTGGACGAGACCTCCCGGGCCCTGATGGACTCCTCCGTGGAGTCCGCCTTCGTCATGGACGTGAGCGGATACGTGCTGGCCGCCAACGAGGCCGCAGCCAAGCTGTTCGACCTCAAGCCCGGCCAGGGCCTGCAACGCTCCAACATCTACGACCTCCTGCCCGCGGACGCGGCGGACTCCCGCCGGGCCAAGATCGAGGAGGCCATCAAGAGCGTGCGGGCCGTGCGCTTCGAAGAGGAGATCGGCGGCCGCTCCCTGGTCCACTCCATCGTGCCCGTGGCCAACCCCTGGGGTGAGGTCAACCGGCTGGCCGTGCACACCCTGGACCTGACCAAGCTCAGGCGTACGGACGAGGATCTGCGCCGCGAGCAGCAACGCCAGATCTTCTTCATGGAGTCCCTGCCCGGCATCGTCTACCACCTCTACCCGGACCAGACCATCCGCTACGCCAACCGCTACTTCCGGCGGTATTTCGGCAGCCCCAGGAACCGCAACTGCCGCGACGCCCTGAACTGCTCGGGCACCTCCTGCTCCCTGTGCCCGCCCATGGAGGCCATGAACACCGACCGGGCCGTGGAATGGGACTGGACCGACAACCAGGGACGGACCTTCCACCTGCAATGCAGCCCCATGACCGACTCGAACGGCGAACGCATGATCATGGTGCTCGGCATCGACATCACCGCCAGACAGCGGGCCGAGGATGCCCTGAAAAAGGCCCGCGACAAGTTGGAGGACCGCGTCCGCCAGCGCACCGAGGAACTGGAAAAGGCCAATCTCGAACTGACCAGCAAGTCCCAGCGTCTGGTCACCGCCATGGAAAAAGCCGACGCGGCCACCAGGGCCAAGTCCTCGTTCCTGGCCAACATGAGCCACGAGATCCGCACCCCGCTCAACGCCATCCTGGGCATGTCCGAGCTGGCCCTGTCCATCGACGACCAGGAGCGCAAGGACCGCTACCTGCGCCGGGTCATGGAGGCGGGCAATTCGCTCCTGTCCGTGATCAACGACATCCTCGACTTCTCCAAGATCGAGGCCTCCAGGCTGACCCTGGAGAGCATCGATTTCGATCTGCGGGGGGTCCTCAACGGCGCCCTGGACCTGCACCTCATCGCGGCCGGGGAAAAGGGCCTCAAGCTGCATGCAGGCGTGGCCGAGGACGTGCCCCCCGCCCTGGTGGGCGACCCCTCCCGACTGCGCCAGATCATCATCAACCTGGTGGGCAACGCCATCAAGTTCACCGAGACCGGCGGGGTGACCGTGACCGTCCGGCCCGCCGAACCGGCCGACGACCTCAAGCCCGGCGACCCGGTCACCTTAGTCTTCTCCGTGACCGACACCGGGGTGGGCATCCCGGAACACAAGCAGCGGGACATCTTCCAGTCATTCCTCCAGGCAGACGACTCCATCACCCGCAAGTACGGCGGCACCGGCCTGGGCCTGGCCATCTGCCAACTCCTGGTCGGGCTCATGGGCGGCGAACTCTCTCTGGAGAGCGAAGAGGGACGGGGCAGCACCTTCACCTTCACCACCGACCTCAAGGTGGGCGACCCCGCAGCCGTGGAACGGGAACGGCGCGAAGCCGAAACCCCGCCGCCGGACATCGTCCCCATGACCGTGCTCCTGGCCGACGACAACCCGCTTAACCGCGAGCTGGCCACCACCCTGCTCAGCGAGCAGGGCCACCGGGTTCTGGCCGTGAAAAACGGCATCGAGGCCCTCAATGCCCTGCGCGAGGCCCCCTTCGACCTGGTCCTCATGGACGTCCAGATGCCGATCATGGATGGCGTCTCGGCCACCCGGGCCATCCGCGATCCCAACTCCGGCGCGCTCAACCCGGACATCCCGATCATCGCCCTGACCGCCCACGCCCTCAAGGGCGACCGCGAGCGGTTCCTGGAAGCGGGCATGGACGACTACATCGCCAAACCCATCAAGATGCGGGACTTCTACGACACCATCGCCCGGGCCTCGAACGGCCGCTCCGCCATCCCCCCGGCCCCCCCGGAGGAGCAGTACGCTCCCGCCCCCGCGGGCAAGCCCTTCGACCGGGAGAGCGCCCTGGAAATGCTCGGCGGCAAGCAGGCGCTCCTCGCCCGCATGGATGAAATCTTCCTGCGAGACGTACCCGGCGAACTCGAGGAGCTGGCCGGCCACTTCACCGGCCGCGACTGGAAAAACGCCAAGCGGCTGGCCCACTCCATCAAAAGTTCGGCCCGCACCGTGGGCGCGCACCGGCTCGGGGCCATCGCCGAACAGATGGAATATCTCTGCCGTCAACAGGACGTCGCCTCTGCCGAAAAAGAATTGAAAATCCTTGAATCGGATGTCCGGTCCGCGCTAGACTATCTAACCGGTATCCGGGAGCAGGCTGCGGACTCCCTCCCTGAAACGTAAAGGAGCACCTTGATGAAGACCATTCTCGTCGTCGACGACGCCCCCATGATCCGGGAACTGCTCAAGTCGGTTCTCGAGGCCGAAGGCTATGCAGTGATCGAGGCCGCGGACGGCGAAGAGGCCATCCACATCTGCCGGGATACCCCCATCGACCTGTCCATCATCGACATCTTTCTGCCCAAGAAGGGCGGGCTCCAGGTCATGGGCGAACTGATCAAGGCCGACAGCGCCCACAAGTTCATCGCCATCTCCGGCGGCGAAGCCTTCAACCCCGAAGCCATCGTCGAACTCGCCAAGGTCTACGACGTGGTCGACACCTTCACCAAGCCCATCGACACCCGCCGCCTCGTCGAAGTCGTCCGCACCGCCCTGAGCGACTAGGCCGACATCCCGAGACGAAAAAAGTCCTCCCGACCGCCATGCGGCCGGGGGGACTTTTTTTGCCTCCGGCGGCCAGAGGGGAAACTTTTGGAAAAGTTTCCCCTCTGGACTCCCCTTCAAAACTTTTTAGCGCCGCTTCGCGGGGTGGGGACGCAAAGAAAGGGCCGTTGGTCCAACAAACCATACGGCCTTCAATTCTTCATTCTTTTGGAGCGATTCGGGTGCGCAGCACCCGACAGCGGCTCTCTCTTCCGCGCTAGCACAAGGCTTTCGAGAGTGGGTCAGCTGTGCATTTTCTTCCGGCCGCGGCAACCGCAGCGTAGCCGTCTACGTGAGGATTGGCGCGGCCGGAAAAAATGTGCAGATGGCCCGCTGTCGGAAGCCGCCCTACACCAAATCTACCGTCACACCTTCGGCCACGTAGAAGAGGAGGGTGTACTTGCTTTGCAGCAGCTCAACGACATCCTCAACGGACTTGTCGCCGAGATCGGCGATGGAGACGTAGGCGTTGCGGGAGCCGCAACGGGTGGGGTCCACGGCGGTGAACACGCTGGTGAAGACGATGCCCTTGGCCCGAAGGTCGCAGAGGATATCGGCCAGGGCGCCCTCGGGGCCGTCCATGCGGATGCCGAACTGGGCGCCGCCGCGCGCGGAGCCCGCCGAGGCGCAGAGGAAGCGGAGCACGTCGAGCTGGGTGATGATCCCTTCGAGCCGGCCCCTGTCGACCACGGGCAGGCCGCCGACCTTGTGCTTGACCAGGATGTCGGCCACTTCGGTCATGGCCGCGTCCGAGGGCACGGACACGGGATCCAGGGTCATGATGTCCCCGGCCGTGAGGGTATACAGGCCGCCGCCGCTCTCGACCACGGCGTCGCCGGGGATGAACTTGGACGGCATGGCGTCGCGGATGTCCCGGTCCGAGACGATGCCCACCAGGCAGCCCGCGCTGTCGATGACCGGAAACTGCCGGATGTTCTTTTCCCGCAGTATCTCGGCCGCATCCAGCACAGAGGAATTCACTCCCAGGGCGATGACGTTGACCGTCATCCAGTCTCTGACCAGCATCGGCTACCTCCTGTACAGCGATTTCCGGGATGGAAACA
It encodes the following:
- a CDS encoding amidohydrolase family protein, producing the protein MALSRRAFLTLLAGTGLLAPAVHAAPSPPRGTFALAGTVYPGRGAPLPGHAVLVRRGRIEGVVPARDVADRPVIAPEGGSILPGVINAHCHNLHTARERRERWLDHGVTAIGDAASPLKFLSALLDSPSGRTATASACGPMLCPPGGYPLPVHSPEHALAVASPKEGADAVRRLADRGAARIKIAFEPGILPRPWPRFDTATARSICDTARRLGLAVRCHVEDLSGLEPALDAGADFVEHVPYRWHDHGAIRPVLGPDGAPVPHYRQLLERMVRNGVVMTPTLDVFTRTPWNGPALFAPVRTFHALGGKVALGNDFPYRRTDAGMPVREMRLLARAGLDRAAVLEAATATAAEVCGFRDRGRIAPGMAADLLMVRGAPSPDALQDPVHIVKDGVFIR
- a CDS encoding radical SAM protein, yielding MDHQGMIIRPPSEAGSVLLQVTLGCSHGRCAFCGAYQGKRFAIKPRGTVLADILYAARHYPDRRRIFLCDGDAMILPQARLTDILSLIREHLPWVTRVGTYASAKSLKRKTDAELAELRGLGLGIVYMGLESGDDAVLRDMGKSGDAACIVEQGQRAGAAGFKVNVTVINGLGGVERSMEHAQATARALTRIDPDQVGALSLMLVPGTPLHERFERGEFELPDAPGILRELREMLAGTTLTRGLFLADHASNYLPLKVRLPSGKQAALDSLDRALAGRTPLKAESARRL
- a CDS encoding ATP-binding protein, coding for MVRQGFPVDLPALVFYYIVKSEPIESTNSMPFDKKPARPTSYVALDETSRALMDSSVESAFVMDVSGYVLAANEAAAKLFDLKPGQGLQRSNIYDLLPADAADSRRAKIEEAIKSVRAVRFEEEIGGRSLVHSIVPVANPWGEVNRLAVHTLDLTKLRRTDEDLRREQQRQIFFMESLPGIVYHLYPDQTIRYANRYFRRYFGSPRNRNCRDALNCSGTSCSLCPPMEAMNTDRAVEWDWTDNQGRTFHLQCSPMTDSNGERMIMVLGIDITARQRAEDALKKARDKLEDRVRQRTEELEKANLELTSKSQRLVTAMEKADAATRAKSSFLANMSHEIRTPLNAILGMSELALSIDDQERKDRYLRRVMEAGNSLLSVINDILDFSKIEASRLTLESIDFDLRGVLNGALDLHLIAAGEKGLKLHAGVAEDVPPALVGDPSRLRQIIINLVGNAIKFTETGGVTVTVRPAEPADDLKPGDPVTLVFSVTDTGVGIPEHKQRDIFQSFLQADDSITRKYGGTGLGLAICQLLVGLMGGELSLESEEGRGSTFTFTTDLKVGDPAAVERERREAETPPPDIVPMTVLLADDNPLNRELATTLLSEQGHRVLAVKNGIEALNALREAPFDLVLMDVQMPIMDGVSATRAIRDPNSGALNPDIPIIALTAHALKGDRERFLEAGMDDYIAKPIKMRDFYDTIARASNGRSAIPPAPPEEQYAPAPAGKPFDRESALEMLGGKQALLARMDEIFLRDVPGELEELAGHFTGRDWKNAKRLAHSIKSSARTVGAHRLGAIAEQMEYLCRQQDVASAEKELKILESDVRSALDYLTGIREQAADSLPET
- a CDS encoding response regulator, which translates into the protein MKTILVVDDAPMIRELLKSVLEAEGYAVIEAADGEEAIHICRDTPIDLSIIDIFLPKKGGLQVMGELIKADSAHKFIAISGGEAFNPEAIVELAKVYDVVDTFTKPIDTRRLVEVVRTALSD
- a CDS encoding CBS domain-containing protein; amino-acid sequence: MLVRDWMTVNVIALGVNSSVLDAAEILREKNIRQFPVIDSAGCLVGIVSDRDIRDAMPSKFIPGDAVVESGGGLYTLTAGDIMTLDPVSVPSDAAMTEVADILVKHKVGGLPVVDRGRLEGIITQLDVLRFLCASAGSARGGAQFGIRMDGPEGALADILCDLRAKGIVFTSVFTAVDPTRCGSRNAYVSIADLGDKSVEDVVELLQSKYTLLFYVAEGVTVDLV